One genomic segment of Danio aesculapii chromosome 15, fDanAes4.1, whole genome shotgun sequence includes these proteins:
- the ulk2 gene encoding serine/threonine-protein kinase ULK2, translating to METVGDFEYSRKDLIGHGAFAVVFKGRHKKKTDWEVAIKSINKKNLSKSQILLGKEIKILKELQHENIVALYDVQETPSSVFLVMEYCNGGDLADYLQAKGTLREDTLRVFLQQIAAAMRILNSKGIIHRDLKPQNILLSYTGRKKSSINGIRIKIADFGFARYLQSNMMAATLCGSPMYMAPEVIMSQNYDAKADLWSIGTVIYQCLVGKPPFQANSPQDLRMFYEKNKSLVPNIPRETSPQLEDLLLGLLQRNQKDRIDFDTFFSHPFLEPISTIKKSCPVPVPSCSGLVSDSTCGSSPSCRYVSPPSLPDMQTLPEDVLSSPPLGPPNYLQLSKESGGSTSSKNSSCDTDDFVLVPHLSGEQSYDLPMGAVGRRPSSEFLLCGGSPQPSTGQTPMVSPRSETTPIPVPTQVRNYQRIKQNLSSSPTTTLYGSPRSGTVRRSNTSPMGFPKMVSGSPSPADTVQTVGRRLSTGSSRPYSPSPLVGTIPEQLGHCCCGHPQSHEPRSRSSSGGSPVPSSQLLGARLQSAPTLTDIYQSKQKLHKQLSDPVHPTSFAYPSNHSPQLGRPANLGTSPTKHLGSSPRTSDWLTKSPLPTIIGSPTKVTAPFKIPKTQASCNLMALADSPMPNKTLMDGRDLCAHHCTAYPSSRQPAPEASKTSFGRSVSAGRLSEPPVRITLGGQPYQGSTDSLNTERPMDTAPAGMCALAAGGGSPRTVVFTVGSPPSSSTPPTCSHLASRPRATSVGSNSSAGSLCSTSGKVYMGSPPGMTIGSSPPGAEAGPSSLRYVPYGTSPPSLEGFITFEAPELPEETLMEREHTDTLMYLRMMLSFTDCVLEIAALRAGGPDLGASAASLYPPQDSVVVDQISQLSREWGQVEQLVLYMKAAQLLASSLHLAKAQIKSAKLNPSTAVKQVVKSLNERYKSCISLCRRLTDKLNHFFSDKQRFVDEINSVTAEKLIYNHAVEMVQSAALDEMFQQTEDIAYRYNKASMLLEGLTKILQDPADIENVIKYKASVDRRISTLCYCTVTLYE from the exons CCAAGGGCACTCTGAGAGAGGACACACTGAGGGTCTTTCTACAGCAGATTGCAGCCGCCATGCGAATCCTCAACAGCAAGGGGATCATCCATCGAGACCTCAAACCCCAGAACATCCTGCTGTCCTACACGGGCCGCAAGAAGTCCAGCATCAACGGCATACGCATCAAGATTG CTGATTTTGGTTTTGCGAGATACCTCCAGAGCAACATGATGGCAGCCACATTATGTGGATCCCCGATGTACATG GCCCCGGAGGTCATCATGTCTCAGAATTATGATGCCAAAGCTGACCTGTGGAGCATTGGGACTGTTATTTACCAGTGCCTCGTGGGAAAGCCGCCTTTCCAG GCTAACAGTCCCCAGGATTTGAGGATGTTCTATGAAAAGAACAAGTCTTTGGTGCCAAA CATCCCGAGAGAGACATCTCCTCAACTGGAAGACCTGCTGCTGGGGCTTCTTCAGAGGAACCAGAAGGATCGTATAGATTTTG ACACTTTCTTCAGTCATCCTTTCTTGGAACCGATATCAACTATCAAAAAAT CATGCCCTGTACCAGTGCCCTCATGTTCAGGCTTGGTCTCAGACAGCACGTGTGGCAGCTCTCCGTCCTGCCGTTACGTGTCTCCTCCG TCACTGCCAGACATGCAGACTCTCCCTGAAGACGTGTTGTCCTCTCCACCTCTTGGCCCTCCCAACTATCTGCAGCTGTCCAAGGAGTCCGGCGGCAGCACCAGCAGCAAGAACTCCTCCTGTGACACAGATGACTTTGTGCTGGTGCCGCATCTGTCCGGGGAACAGTCCT ATGACCTTCCGATGGGTGCAGTGGGTCGCAGGCCATCCAGTGAATTTCTCTTGTGTGGAGG GTCACCGCAGCCGTCCACTGGACAGACCCCAATGGTGTCACCACGGAGCGAGACCACGCCGATTCCTGTGCCCACACAGGTGCGAAACTACCAGCGGATCAAGCAGAACCTCTCCAGCAGTCCAACCACAACTCTTTATGGCTCTCCCAG GTCAGGCACAGTGCGGCGATCCAACACAAGCCCCATGGGCTTCCCTAAAATGGTGTCTGGGTCCCCAAGCCCTGCAGATACTGTCCAAACAGTGGGGCGACGTCTCTCTACTGGCAGCTCTCGGCCCTACTCCCCCTCTCCACTGG TGGGCACGATTCCTGAGCAGCTCGGCCACTGTTGCTGTGGTCACCCTCAGAGCCATGAACCGCGCAGTCGCAGCTCTTCAGGCG GTTCCCCTGTGCCATCGTCACAGTTACTGGGCGCTCGTCTTCAGAGTGCGCCAACACTCACTGACATCTACCAGAGCAAGCAGAAGCTCCACAAGCAGCTGTCTGACCCAGTGCACCCCACCTCCTTCGCCTATCCCAGCAACCACTCTCCTCAGCTCGGCCGGCCTGCAAACCTCGGCACCTCCCCAACCAAACATCTCGGTTCCTCTCCTCGcacctctgattggctgacaaaATCACCGCTCCCCACCATCATTGGCTCTCCAACTAAG GTAACAGCTCCATTCAAAATCCCTAAAACTCAAGCCTCTTGCAACCTCATGGCCCTGGCCGACAGCCCCATGCCGAACAAGACTCTGATGGATGGACGTGATCTTTGTGCTCATCACTGTACAGCGTATCCCAGCAGCAGACAGCCCGCACCAGAGGCCAGCAAGACTTCCTTTGGCAG GTCTGTAAGCGCTGGCAGACTGTCCGAGCCTCCGGTACGGATCACTCTAGGAGGACAGCCATACCAGGGAAGCACAGACAGCCTCAACACAGAGAGACCCATGGACACAG CCCCGGCCGGGATGTGTGCTTTGGCAGCAGGCGGAGGGAGTCCTCGCACCGTCGTGTTCACGGTGGGTTCACCCCCCAGCAGCAGCACCCCTCCAACCTGCAGCCATCTGGCCTCTCGCCCGCGTGCAACCTCAG tgggCTCCAACAGCTCTGCCGGTTCACTCTGCTCCACCAGTGGTAAGGTGTACATGGGCTCTCCTCCAGGCATGACCATCGGCAGCTCTCCACCCGGAGCAGAAGCAGGTCCCAGCAGTCTCCGTTATGTCCCGTACGGCACCTCTCCACCCAGCTTGGAGGGCTTCATTACCTTTGAAGCTCCAGAACTGCCAGAAGAGACGCTGATGGAG CGTGAGCACACAGACACACTGATGTACCTGCGGATGATGCTGTCCTTCACGGATTGTGTGCTGGAGATCGCCGCTCTGCGGGCCGGAGGGCCTGATCTGGGTGCGTCGGCTGCTTCCCTCTATCCTCCTCAGGACAGTGTGGTGGTGGATCAGATCAGTCAGCTCAGCAGAGAGTGGGG GCAGGTGGAGCAGCTGGTGTTGTATATGAAAGCAGCTCAGCTTCTGGCCTCCTCACTGCACCTCGCCAAAGCCCAGATCAAATCTGCCAAACTCAACCCGTCCACTGCCGTCAAACAGG TGGTGAAGAGTCTGAACGAGCGCTACAAGAGCTGTATTTCCCTGTGCCGTCGCCTCACAGACAAACTCAACCACTTCTTCTCTGACAAGCAGCGCTTTGTGGACGAGATCAACAGTGTGACAGCAGAGAAGCTCATTTATAACCACGCTGTGGAGATG GTACAGTCGGCCGCTCTGGACGAGATGTTTCAGCAGACTGAGGACATTGCATATCGCTACAATAAAGCCTCCATGCTGCTGGAAGGCCTGACCAAGATCCTCCAGGACCCAGCCGATATTGAGAACGTCATCAAAT ACAAGGCCAGTGTGGACCGGAGGATCTCAACTTTGTGTTACTGCACCGTCACCCTGTACGAATAA